A single genomic interval of Psychroserpens sp. NJDZ02 harbors:
- a CDS encoding alpha/beta fold hydrolase: MNLTYKGISIAYTISGQGKTVTLLHGFLENSTMWTDTVALLEKTHQVITIDLLGHGLTDCLGYVHTMQDLAEAVNAVLVNLNIAKTTLIGHSLGGYVALAFAEKKPDALEGLCLMNSTPFADSKERIALRDRAIRVAKTNYSNLVSMSISNLFYEDNRLRFEKEIEQIKTEALKTPLQGYVATQEGMKLRADSTLILKNLTCKKLIIAGKNDPILSKTDLQHLEKLKDVTINVLEGGHMSHIENKEEFLQNIMHFVE, encoded by the coding sequence ATGAATTTAACCTACAAAGGCATTTCCATTGCCTACACCATTTCTGGACAAGGCAAAACCGTTACATTGTTACACGGATTTTTAGAAAACAGTACGATGTGGACCGATACTGTTGCGTTGCTAGAAAAAACACATCAAGTCATAACCATTGATTTATTAGGTCATGGTTTAACGGATTGTTTGGGTTATGTTCATACCATGCAAGACTTAGCAGAGGCTGTAAATGCCGTCCTTGTTAATTTAAATATTGCTAAAACAACGCTAATTGGGCATTCCCTTGGTGGTTATGTTGCTTTGGCTTTCGCCGAAAAAAAGCCAGACGCCCTAGAAGGGTTGTGTTTAATGAACTCGACACCTTTTGCAGATAGTAAAGAACGTATCGCACTACGAGATCGAGCGATAAGAGTTGCCAAAACCAATTACAGTAATCTAGTAAGCATGTCTATCAGCAACTTATTTTACGAAGACAACAGACTACGTTTTGAAAAAGAGATTGAGCAGATTAAAACCGAAGCATTAAAAACACCGCTTCAAGGTTATGTTGCCACACAAGAAGGTATGAAATTAAGAGCAGATAGCACTTTGATTTTAAAAAACTTAACCTGTAAAAAATTAATTATTGCAGGTAAAAACGATCCTATTTTGTCCAAAACAGACTTACAACACTTAGAAAAATTAAAAGACGTAACTATCAACGTTTTAGAGGGTGGACACATGTCTCATATAGAAAATAAAGAAGAATTCCTACAAAATATAATGCACTTCGTCGAATAA
- the brnQ gene encoding branched-chain amino acid transport system II carrier protein codes for MNKTKDLLITSFALFSLFFGAGNLLLPPLLGYNAGENWFWVTLGFIITAVAIPIIGIYAHAKLQGTLYDFGKKVSPTFSFIYCILIYLIAVAIPSPRTASATHEIAIHPNFGTSPLLTSSIYFILVLIFALNRSKILNIIGKYLTPFIVIILLLVIGIGLYSTQMITNPTTMDTPIVSGILEGYQTFDAIAAVVVGAVIIISINLKTDASFEAKKDLIKKSGLIAGLGLFIIYAGLIAVGASYGGEIDINSTLNSDMQRANLLTGISVKALGSFGYAVLSVLIALACFTTAVGIVTGTADYFKGLINDSQTVYVITAVVASVFGVVVGQLDFNTIIVVALPVLLFIYPITIVLILLNAIPNKYASSLVFRVVVLLTFVFSIPDVLGFLSPSEGLTKVIAIIPFAKHSLGWVLPAIIGFIGANLILQKA; via the coding sequence TTGAATAAAACAAAAGACCTTCTAATAACAAGCTTCGCTTTGTTTTCGCTGTTTTTTGGAGCAGGAAATTTATTATTACCACCATTATTAGGTTATAATGCTGGCGAAAATTGGTTTTGGGTAACCCTTGGCTTTATCATTACAGCGGTAGCGATACCAATTATTGGTATTTATGCACATGCCAAATTACAAGGGACTTTGTATGACTTTGGTAAAAAAGTATCACCAACGTTTAGTTTTATTTACTGTATACTAATTTATTTAATAGCGGTTGCTATTCCGTCGCCGCGTACGGCATCGGCAACGCATGAGATTGCCATACACCCTAACTTTGGGACCTCGCCATTATTAACCAGTAGTATCTACTTTATTTTAGTGTTAATTTTTGCTTTAAACCGCTCTAAAATATTAAATATAATAGGTAAATATCTGACGCCATTTATTGTTATTATTTTATTATTGGTTATTGGGATCGGATTATATTCGACACAAATGATCACTAATCCGACGACGATGGATACACCAATTGTTAGTGGGATTTTAGAGGGATATCAAACCTTTGATGCCATTGCTGCAGTGGTGGTTGGTGCGGTTATTATTATCTCTATTAATTTAAAAACAGATGCTTCTTTTGAGGCTAAAAAGGATTTAATTAAAAAATCTGGGCTTATTGCAGGCCTAGGATTGTTTATTATATATGCAGGTTTAATTGCTGTTGGAGCCTCATACGGAGGAGAAATTGATATCAATAGTACCTTAAATAGCGATATGCAACGGGCTAATTTATTAACAGGAATTAGTGTTAAGGCTTTGGGGAGTTTTGGGTATGCCGTATTAAGTGTGCTAATTGCATTGGCATGTTTTACTACAGCAGTCGGTATTGTTACTGGTACCGCAGATTATTTTAAAGGACTAATCAATGACTCGCAAACGGTTTACGTTATTACAGCAGTTGTGGCCAGTGTCTTTGGAGTTGTGGTTGGACAATTAGATTTTAATACTATTATAGTTGTGGCGTTACCAGTGTTATTGTTTATTTATCCAATAACTATTGTGCTTATTTTATTAAATGCGATACCAAACAAATATGCGTCTAGTCTAGTGTTTAGAGTGGTAGTTTTATTAACGTTTGTGTTTAGTATTCCTGATGTATTGGGGTTTTTAAGTCCTTCAGAAGGTTTAACAAAAGTAATTGCGATAATCCCGTTTGCAAAACACAGTTTAGGTTGGGTGTTACCTGCCATTATTGGATTTATTGGGGCTAATTTGATTTTACAAAAGGCTTGA
- a CDS encoding serine hydrolase: MKLKSILYTIACFSCVTLSAQVDDAKLDQLIENTLKTFEVPGISVGVIKDGHVVYAKGHGVRALSNKKEMDNSTLVGIASNSKGFTCFALAMMVDAGKLNWDDKVRQHIPEFKLKDAWVTEQFTVRDLVTHRSGMGLGAGDLMFFPEADFKVADVINNVGHLEAESSFRSQFAYNNNMFIIAGEVLKRVSGLSWEAFIETKIMAPVGMTNSVASYNRVTDRSNIIEAHTLADGKLVQIPHDWSPTANPAGGIMSNVDDMLVWAQFLMNDAVTIKGERLLSEAQFHELWQLQTPLKVRKNDSYDSNFKGYGLGWFLTDVKGGHKQVYHTGGLLGTVTQFTMIPDLDLAIVVLTNQMNGSAFNTITNTIKDSYLGYDDRNWLEKLGTSNKEWYQYNDSLKTAVFGQVAKMKKSKTIAKANTIVGAYKDVWFGKVNITQSGKELRLASEKSQTLKGSLLPYNATTFIVKWDNRSYDADCFVQFVFNEKGQAVSATLKPIAPVTDFSFDFEDLKLIKQD, from the coding sequence ATGAAATTAAAATCTATCCTTTATACTATTGCTTGTTTTAGTTGTGTGACATTATCCGCACAAGTCGATGATGCAAAACTAGATCAACTTATAGAAAACACTTTAAAAACATTTGAGGTGCCTGGGATTTCAGTAGGGGTTATTAAGGATGGCCATGTAGTTTATGCTAAAGGTCATGGTGTACGTGCATTATCCAATAAAAAGGAGATGGATAATAGTACTTTAGTAGGTATTGCCTCTAATAGTAAAGGGTTTACGTGTTTTGCATTGGCCATGATGGTAGATGCTGGTAAATTAAATTGGGATGACAAAGTAAGACAACATATTCCGGAGTTTAAATTAAAGGATGCTTGGGTGACAGAACAGTTTACAGTTAGAGATTTAGTTACACATCGTAGCGGAATGGGCTTAGGTGCAGGAGATTTAATGTTTTTTCCAGAAGCAGATTTTAAAGTAGCGGATGTTATCAATAATGTAGGACACTTAGAAGCAGAAAGTTCTTTTAGAAGTCAGTTTGCCTATAATAACAACATGTTTATTATTGCAGGTGAAGTTTTAAAACGGGTGAGCGGATTGTCTTGGGAAGCTTTTATTGAAACTAAAATCATGGCACCTGTTGGGATGACTAACAGTGTGGCGTCTTATAATCGTGTGACTGATAGGTCTAATATTATTGAAGCACATACGCTTGCAGATGGTAAGCTAGTACAAATACCACACGATTGGAGTCCAACAGCTAATCCAGCAGGAGGAATTATGAGTAATGTGGATGATATGTTAGTTTGGGCTCAGTTTTTAATGAATGATGCTGTGACTATTAAAGGCGAACGTTTATTATCAGAAGCACAGTTTCATGAGTTATGGCAACTACAAACGCCTCTTAAAGTGAGAAAAAACGATAGTTATGATTCTAATTTTAAAGGCTATGGTTTAGGTTGGTTTTTGACGGACGTTAAAGGGGGGCATAAACAAGTGTATCATACTGGAGGGTTATTAGGTACGGTAACACAGTTTACTATGATTCCGGATTTGGATTTAGCCATAGTCGTGTTGACTAATCAAATGAATGGGTCTGCATTTAATACCATTACCAATACTATTAAAGATAGCTATTTAGGTTACGACGATCGTAATTGGTTAGAGAAATTAGGGACAAGTAATAAAGAATGGTACCAGTATAATGACAGTTTGAAAACAGCTGTTTTTGGGCAAGTGGCTAAAATGAAGAAGAGTAAGACTATTGCAAAAGCGAATACTATTGTTGGAGCCTATAAGGATGTTTGGTTTGGAAAGGTTAATATTACGCAAAGCGGAAAGGAATTGAGACTGGCTTCAGAAAAATCTCAAACGTTAAAAGGAAGCCTACTGCCTTACAACGCAACGACTTTTATTGTTAAATGGGATAACAGAAGTTATGATGCAGATTGTTTTGTGCAATTTGTGTTTAATGAAAAAGGACAAGCCGTTAGCGCGACTTTAAAGCCTATTGCGCCGGTTACGGATTTTAGCTTTGATTTTGAAGACTTAAAATTAATTAAACAAGACTAA
- a CDS encoding aspartate kinase has translation MLVLKFGGTSVGSIENMINVKNIITDGQKKVVVLSAMSGTTNALVKISEYIKSGHPEDALIVIDALRNTYNKTIKAFITNQELYKTVFVYVNDVFNTLEVLVNKSYDVLLYNQIVAQGELLSTFIFSHYLEQEGVSASLLPALEFMRIDKTNEPDNFYIQQNLNRIIAETRDSEIYITQGFISRDAEGNIANLQRGGSDYTATIIGAVLKADEVQIWTDIDGFHNNDPRFVEHTKAISNLSFDESAELAYFGAKILHPQTVMPVSAFDIPVRLKNTMAPEAHGTLITNQVHGEGIKAIAAKDGITAIKIKSVRMLLAHGFLKKVFEIFERYETAIDMITTSEIAVSLTIDDTTHLDAIVDELNKFAVVEVDDYMSIVCLVGHAIIFHADTPNLFQILQDVSVRMISYGGSNNNISLLINTSDKVETLQKLQRYVFESGSVLV, from the coding sequence ATGTTGGTATTAAAATTTGGAGGGACGTCTGTTGGATCAATAGAAAACATGATTAATGTAAAAAACATCATTACTGATGGACAGAAAAAAGTAGTGGTATTGTCAGCAATGTCGGGCACAACTAATGCATTGGTCAAAATTTCGGAGTATATTAAAAGCGGACATCCAGAAGATGCTTTAATTGTTATCGATGCCCTTAGAAATACCTATAACAAGACTATAAAAGCATTTATTACCAACCAAGAACTGTACAAAACCGTTTTTGTGTATGTTAATGATGTGTTTAATACATTAGAGGTGTTGGTTAATAAGTCATACGACGTGTTATTGTATAATCAGATTGTCGCTCAAGGCGAATTATTGTCCACGTTTATCTTTAGTCATTATTTAGAACAAGAAGGGGTGAGCGCGTCGTTATTACCGGCGTTAGAGTTTATGCGAATTGATAAAACAAACGAACCTGATAACTTTTATATTCAGCAGAATTTAAACCGAATTATAGCAGAAACGCGAGATTCAGAGATTTATATCACACAAGGTTTTATTAGTCGAGACGCCGAGGGGAATATCGCTAATTTGCAACGCGGCGGAAGTGATTATACGGCTACGATTATTGGGGCGGTTTTAAAAGCCGACGAAGTACAGATTTGGACAGATATTGATGGGTTTCATAATAACGATCCTAGATTTGTAGAGCATACCAAAGCGATTTCTAATTTGTCTTTTGACGAGTCTGCAGAGTTGGCTTATTTTGGAGCCAAAATATTGCATCCACAAACAGTGATGCCTGTTAGCGCTTTTGATATTCCGGTGCGCTTAAAAAACACCATGGCACCAGAAGCACATGGCACTTTGATTACCAATCAAGTACATGGCGAAGGGATTAAAGCTATTGCGGCTAAAGATGGGATTACGGCAATAAAGATTAAGTCGGTTAGAATGTTATTAGCGCATGGGTTTTTAAAGAAAGTCTTTGAGATTTTTGAACGTTACGAAACCGCTATAGACATGATTACAACATCAGAGATTGCGGTGTCGTTAACCATTGATGATACCACACATCTAGACGCTATTGTTGACGAGCTTAATAAGTTTGCAGTGGTAGAGGTGGATGATTATATGAGTATTGTTTGTTTGGTGGGGCATGCTATAATTTTTCATGCCGATACACCAAATTTATTTCAGATTTTACAAGATGTCAGCGTCCGTATGATTTCTTATGGTGGTAGTAATAATAACATCTCGTTATTAATAAACACAAGCGATAAAGTAGAAACGTTGCAGAAGTTACAACGCTATGTATTTGAGAGTGGTAGTGTGTTAGTTTAA
- a CDS encoding SecDF P1 head subdomain-containing protein: protein MKPLQTKSISKLVLTFLLFNFMSCDAQNDIKNNKIIALNELIQIFYQLTDIDLEQLDQRKKTTGDDHFEKLKNSISKENLNTKTIQLFNQYFSDKEIDDLYLDTKKAAAQHQNRNLLDPEPNQFKSNLSSELKIKKDTIYPKLFDEGYTAFQNFKQQLYVLDSINYDITASKNKARASHKAYNTPNGIYEALSFAENQNKEDYLKSITIKDLPGVPLTYTNLKKLTITPQQGSGLFYSIQIIFNNEDSKALSVLSTNNIGKPLVIIIDKKIVMAPFLMSAIDNGELSISGNMSYNKARTMVDNIKNSQ from the coding sequence ATGAAACCATTACAAACCAAATCTATTTCAAAACTAGTATTAACCTTTCTTTTGTTTAATTTTATGAGCTGCGATGCTCAAAACGACATAAAAAATAATAAAATAATCGCTTTAAACGAATTAATTCAAATTTTTTATCAATTGACCGACATTGATCTAGAGCAATTAGACCAAAGAAAAAAAACCACAGGAGACGACCATTTTGAAAAATTGAAAAATTCGATTTCCAAAGAAAATTTAAACACAAAAACAATTCAACTTTTTAATCAATATTTTAGCGATAAAGAGATTGACGACTTATATCTAGACACTAAAAAAGCGGCAGCACAACACCAAAATAGAAATTTATTAGATCCCGAGCCAAATCAATTTAAATCAAACCTTTCTTCAGAACTAAAAATAAAAAAAGATACAATCTACCCAAAACTGTTTGATGAGGGCTACACAGCATTTCAAAATTTTAAACAGCAATTATATGTATTAGATTCTATTAACTACGACATCACAGCTAGTAAAAACAAAGCACGGGCGTCCCATAAAGCGTATAACACACCAAATGGAATATATGAAGCGTTAAGCTTCGCGGAAAATCAAAATAAGGAAGACTATTTAAAATCTATCACGATTAAAGACCTTCCTGGTGTGCCCCTAACCTATACTAATTTAAAAAAATTAACGATCACGCCACAACAAGGTTCGGGTTTGTTTTATTCCATACAGATTATTTTTAACAACGAAGATTCAAAAGCATTATCCGTTTTAAGTACTAATAACATAGGAAAACCATTAGTAATTATAATCGATAAAAAAATAGTAATGGCACCTTTTCTGATGAGCGCTATTGACAATGGAGAACTATCAATAAGCGGTAATATGAGTTACAATAAAGCTAGAACAATGGTAGACAACATCAAAAATAGTCAGTAA